TCGGCGGCATATTTGCGGACGTCCTCGGTGATCTTCATCGAGCAGAAGTGCGGGCCGCACATGGAGCAGAAGTGCGCGGTCTTCGCGCCGTCCTGCGGGAGGGTTTCGTCGTGGAATTCGCGCGCGGTGACGGGATCGAGGCTGAGGTTGA
The sequence above is drawn from the Verrucomicrobiota bacterium genome and encodes:
- a CDS encoding phosphomethylpyrimidine synthase, which codes for NLSLDPVTAREFHDETLPQDGAKTAHFCSMCGPHFCSMKITEDVRKYAAEQGVSEQEALQKGMEEKSREFAEKGSELYAKA